A part of Gossypium hirsutum isolate 1008001.06 chromosome A07, Gossypium_hirsutum_v2.1, whole genome shotgun sequence genomic DNA contains:
- the LOC107952760 gene encoding uncharacterized protein — MMIPLIVSTCIHLVFIFAAVSCEKDSIYDILKAHGLPMGLLPKGISRFDIDDTGRFEVHLDQACNAKFESQLHFDTNVSGTLSYGQIGALSGIAAQELFLWFPVKGIGVDVPSSGLIYFDVGVVVKQLPLSMFETPKDCMAVGDFESGDSIPDDDLLAESIAKSQSAKLGHELDQGSLGGTICRKVGKSSCALVQSV; from the exons CTTTAATTGTTTCCACATGTATTCACCTTGTTTTCATCTTCGCGGCTGTCAGCTGCGAGAAAGATTCTATTTACGATATCCTAAAGGCCCATGGGCTGCCCATGGGGTTGCTTCCGAAGGGTATATCCCGATTTGACATCGACGATACGGGCCGCTTCGAGGTTCATTTGGATCAGGCCTGTAATGCCAAGTTTGAAAGCCAGTTGCATTTTGATACCAATGTGTCGGGTACCTTGAGTTATGGGCAGATCGGGGCGTTGTCGGGGATTGCGGCTCAAGAGTTGTTTCTTTGGTTCCCGGTTAAAGGGATTGGGGTCGATGTTCCCAGCTCCGGTCTCATTTATTTTGACGTTGGTGTCGTTGTTAAGCAGCTTCCTTTGTCGATGTTCGAAACGCCTAAGGACTGTATGGCGGTAGGGGATTTTGAATCCGGCGATTCAATTCCAGATGACGATTTGTTAGCTGAATCAATTGCCaag AGTCAATCCGCGAAACTTGGACATGAACTTGATCAAGGAAGTTTGGGAGGAACCATATGTAGAAAGGTGGGCAAAAGCAGTTGTGCATTAGTGCAATCAGTTTAG